The sequence AGCAGGACTCCAATCAGGATGTGCTGCCTTCAACAGAGCAGCCAAACCAGAAACATGAGGACAAGCCATGGAAGTTCCAGAAAGTATGTTAAACTCAGTCCTACGCCCGTCAGAGGGAACCCCAGAAGGTCCTACAAGATCAGGCCAAGCTGCAAGAATGTTCAACCCTGGGGCTATAACATCAGGCTTCAGAATCTCAGGGGACACAGGATTAGGCCCTCTGGCAGAAAATGATGCCACCACAGGTGCTGGCTTAACACCGAGCCTTGTTCCCTTGAACACAATTGTGGCAGTTGCCGGTGACCGCGAATTACCAATGTACCCACGGATTTTCTCGCCCGCTGTGGCACCAACCGCCGTGGCAGGCAACACGTGGCAATCCGCCACCAACCCTTCACCGTCAAACACACCGTTGGCTAAAATCATGCCAACCCCTCCATTTTTTCTCACTTCTTCACCTTTAGCTGCCCTTGCATTAATCCCTCTATCACACACAACAATTTTTCCTTTCACAGTCTCGGGATCCAAGGAACCTTCCAAACAAAGTGCAGAAGAATAACCATTACCtccaccgccaccgccaccgccaAACTGTCCACTACCCCCATACACAATCGGGTACATCCGACCCGGAGTTAAACCAGGTCCACCATAAATACTAATCCCGGGCACTATTTTTCCATTTCCAAGCTTAACACTGGCCGGAAAATCTCTGTCTATAGTTCCAGCGCCTACGGTGGTAACCCACGGCGCCACATTCGTCACTGTGAGGCCACCGGGACCGCCATTGCCAGCTGAGGAGGAGACAAAAACGCCAGCCGAGGTGGCCCCGAAGGCGCCAATCGCAATCTCGTCGAGGTGGTACGGCACCACCACTCCTCCGACGCTAAGCGACACCACGTCGACGCCGTCGGCCACGGCAGCGTCGAACGCGGCGAGGATGTCGGAGCCATAGCACCCGCCCATCCAGCAGACTTTATACACGGCCAACCGCGCTTTCGGCGCCATGCCGGCGGCGACTCCTTTCGCGTAGCCCAACGTTGACGCCGGCGACACGTACCTTCCAGCCGCGATGGACGCCGTATGAGTGCCGTGGCCGTCGGAGTCTCTTGCCGAGCGGAACTCCACGGTCTCGTTCAACTTCCCGTTGGTAGCCTCGTACCCTTCGGAGAAGTACCTGGCTCCGATGATTTTCCGGTTGCATGAGGTAGCGGGGAAGCTCTTCCCTGCGACGCACTCGCCCTTCCACTTGGCAGGAACGGGCCCCAGGTCGCGACCGCTGAAACTCTGGCGCTCCGGCCAGATTCCGGTATCGAATACGCCTATGACGAGATCCGAGCCGAAATCAGTCTCGTGCAGCAACCCGGCGCGATCGGCGGTGGTGAGACCGAGGAACTGAGGGGAGCGCGTGGTGTGAAGCTGTCGAACCTGTTCGGGTATGAGAGTGATGACGTGGCTGAGCGCCTGCAGCTTCTGTGCCTCAGAAGGTGAGAGCTTGGCGGAAAAGCCGTGAAAAACGGTGTCATAGGTGTGGATAACGGAAGCGGTGCTGGAAATGGAAGACAGTGATGACTCATACCAGTGTCTGTGTGTTGGGAAAATGGAAGGCTTTGTTTGATGATGAACTTGGACTatgaaagtttttttcttttcttggtcGGAAGAAAAAGCAACCTGTGTTAGAGTTCCTACGAGAAATAGGAAAACGAAGAAGGTGGAAAACGCAGCCATGGAAGTGGTATGCGAGGTGAACTGAAGTGAAGATGGAAAATTTAAAGGGAAAAAAGCTTGTAGATGAGAGAGTGCATGTGTTGTGtgtggtggaagaagaaggaagtgTTAATGAAttagtattataattatttgta comes from Vigna radiata var. radiata cultivar VC1973A unplaced genomic scaffold, Vradiata_ver6 scaffold_215, whole genome shotgun sequence and encodes:
- the LOC106778193 gene encoding subtilisin-like protease SBT1.5 — translated: MAAFSTFFVFLFLVGTLTQVAFSSDQEKKKTFIVQVHHQTKPSIFPTHRHWYESSLSSISSTASVIHTYDTVFHGFSAKLSPSEAQKLQALSHVITLIPEQVRQLHTTRSPQFLGLTTADRAGLLHETDFGSDLVIGVFDTGIWPERQSFSGRDLGPVPAKWKGECVAGKSFPATSCNRKIIGARYFSEGYEATNGKLNETVEFRSARDSDGHGTHTASIAAGRYVSPASTLGYAKGVAAGMAPKARLAVYKVCWMGGCYGSDILAAFDAAVADGVDVVSLSVGGVVVPYHLDEIAIGAFGATSAGVFVSSSAGNGGPGGLTVTNVAPWVTTVGAGTIDRDFPASVKLGNGKIVPGISIYGGPGLTPGRMYPIVYGGSGQFGGGGGGGGNGYSSALCLEGSLDPETVKGKIVVCDRGINARAAKGEEVRKNGGVGMILANGVFDGEGLVADCHVLPATAVGATAGEKIRGYIGNSRSPATATIVFKGTRLGVKPAPVVASFSARGPNPVSPEILKPDVIAPGLNILAAWPDLVGPSGVPSDGRRTEFNILSGTSMACPHVSGLAALLKAAHPDWSPAAIRSALMTTAYTVDNRGDPMLDESTGNVSSAFDYGSGHVHPVKAMNPGLVYDISPSDYVNFLCNSNYTTNSIHVITRKSADCRGAKRAGHAGNLNYPSFSAVFQQYGKKRMSTHFIRTVTNVGDPNSVYKVTIKPPGGMVVTVKPDTLTFRKIGQKLNFLVRVQTRAVKLTPGSSSVKSGSIVWSDGKHTVTSPLVVAMQQPLD